GACACAAGAGAGGACCAAATAAATGAGGATACAAATACAGACCTCACTGAAAACTACTGGGGAAAGCCCAAATCTTAACCTCTGGGCAAATAACTCTGCcagatgtgctgcagctgtTCTGTGCAGCAAATATGCCCTGGGGTACAAATCCTCTGGAGGCATTTAAAAGACAGGAAGAggtggcacttagggacatgatCTAAGTGGTGGGTTTGGCAGTGCCCTGTTAACAGCTGGACTCAAGAGTCTTTTCCAAACCTGATACTGTGATTCCAAGGTTGATGTCAATCCCTTGGAACTCTGCTCatctgcagggaaggagggcCAGGCATTGTTAGCAGTGCTTTGCAAagcaggaaatgggaaaaaggaATGTGTGAAATATGAATTATCGGGGgggaaaaattttaaaggatGAATTTTTTTATGGAtgggaagaggaagatgaaTTTTTTATGTATGAATTTTTTATGTAAGAGAAGAGATTGTGGTTAATACTTGGTGGGGGCAGAGGAAATCCTTGCAGGACTGTCAGgtgagcaggagctctgtgcatggAGTGCAAAGGTGGTGGTGGGAGAGGATGGATCACTCCTTGGAGGGTGCAGTGCCAGGGGCCCAGCCCTCTCCAGCATTCCCTGGGTTTGCAtcctgctcagggcagaggTGGGAGCCTGAGGTGTCCCAGGTTTTATTCCACAGGAAATTTTGCAGCTGGTCTCAAGGACAGTGTCAGAACCTGCTGGAAGCTGGAAGGGCATGTCCTTGGGTTGTGTTGCTCCTGGCTCACCTGTTTCTGGGAAATGGAGTAGAATTCTCATCAGATGTAGATCAGCATAGACCATATGAGATAAGCATTTATTAACTTCTGTTGAATGTGTAAGTAGGAATTAACATATAACTAATTTGGAAATTTCCTCACAGTTCTTCTCAGGTTGTGGCAgcaaaaaaatgttgtttttatGAAAGCTTTAGATGAAAAGCTCCCAGGAACAAAGCAGTTTATGTTTCCCAGAGCTAGTTGTGTGAGGAAAGTTAGGTgaattttctataatttttttccttattttgcgAGTATTTTGCTAAAACATACATCACAAAGTCGtgttatttaaatgaaaactaaCTTCTGACTAAATCCAAGgatgttttgaaaagaaataccaagttattgtttgtttgttcatttgaCTTGAACAGATATTTCCCATCAGATCtcctaaattaaaaatataattcgATTtgacaataaatatttaatcttaGGCCAAGTGAAACATTCAATCAGCATAATCCGTCTTCCTTAGTTTTCTGGTGGGCTTTGCACAATTTGAGCAAACTTTGGAGCTTGGAAACTCAACTTGGGAACATTTGGCAGCAAATCCAGCTGTtatttgctgctcctgctgaggggTGTGTGCAGGAGGACGTGGACACGgagccccctgcccagcaggctcaggagggatttccccctccctgcagaAGGACCTGgtgtctcctgctgctgtgcatgAGCCAGAGGTGGGAAGGGCTCTGAGTTTGGCCCTTGTGGAGTGCAGTAGCCGCTGTGTGAGCAGTGTGAGGGTTCCTCTGCCTTGCCCCCATCCCGTGACCTGGGCTAGAAGCTGCCGTCTGACATTTGTTATCTTTTTGTCTggacacagagagcagagacacTGGGTGCTAAGCACTGCCTTTAATTCCCACAGGGAGAAGACTGAGGGGGGAGCCTGCCCTGGCGCTGTGGAGGATCTGggagagctccagccctgctggagctcacCGCCCCGGGCAGCCCCATGGACTCTCCCCACCTCCTGCACATGGggttcctgctcctggctcttgCTGCTCCCCATCCAAGTGAGTCTCTGTGTTTGATCTCAGCAATTTTCCCTGCTCTTCCATAGCTCAAAACCTCTGTTAGGATAAATTCAGCTGTGCCCAGTTAAAACCAAGACCACAAAACCTCTAAGGTGAGAAGAGAAATTTAGGAGGTGAAGGTTGACGTGTTTGACCTGTCCctgtgggaacccagaacatccctctggctgtccaggatgggCAGGACCCCTGCCAATGGGTTCAGAAACCCTGGCAtggagcccaaaacacctgtgggtttgattatgacctgtggagcaaattaccaaccttagatgaagatcagcaaCCCACcacagtttaggtagaataatagtgaagttatcacaaggtggaaaagtagattttggggtttctggaatggaggttcagggggcaagatggagggaactgggtgtgtccagcctttctccttcttcttcttggcctccatcttctgctgtgatgttggcactttgggattggctCACCGTCTAACACAGGTGAgaggtattgggaagtaattgcAAACATtgtatatgtagtttttagtataaagacataacaccgccctgggggcaggcagagtgcctggaactgtcctgctggatggacctcagcagggcaggagaaaattttttatagataagacacaataaacaaccttgagaccaaaaactgaagagctccaaCTCATTCTTCAAGCActcaggctgggaaaagagacttttaacatTCTTGGGGACACAGCAACCGAAAGACTCCAAGATGTCACAATCTCCTCTTTTGGGAGGGGTTTGGGTCTGTCAGATGTCAGATGAGGTGAGTCCAATCCCAGAGGACTGACTCTTTCCTGGGAGTGTCTGAGGGAGGCAACCTGGGACATTCACCCAGGGTGGGCAGtgtggcagctcagccctgagcttcAGTGGTCCTGGGATCTGGCAGTGTGTTGGAGGGACACCTGGTGGGATTGTGCCAAGGAGtttgggaaggaaagaggaCAAGAGGAGAGGAGCTCAGCAAGAGAAACATCTTTCAACTCACCTCCCAAGCTGCCAGCTTCCCAGTTAAAAAAACAATGGAAGTAGTGGGGAAATTCCATCATGTTTCTACCCCAAAAGTTATCCTGGGAACTGGCCCCAGTACTGTATAAAATTTGCCCACTGGCAGACAATGTTTCCAAAGCCTGACTAAGCTTGTCCACCAAGACCCATCCTGTTCTCTAACAGTAAACATCCAGGGAGAAAACTGATGGAaagtctttttctttgttttttttttctgatttaggTATTGCCATGtccactgctggccctgctgggtgGACACGAGGCAGCAAAGCTATGGCAGTCTACCGCTGTGAGgactgggaaagctgcaaacGCAAGGATGAGGGAATTGATTTTAACGACTGTACAAAAATTGCTGAAATACAGCACAAGAAAAGCACTATTCCAGGTGTAACAGTTGAGTTGATGGCCAATGAATCACACATCACTGTTTGCTTTGAGCAAGCAAATTTCTGTCCTGAAGAAATTTATGGCATCTGGGATGAAACTGTGCCACCAAAACACTGGTGTGGCATCCTGAATTGTGGAGGTATGCTTGCTGGGAACCTGGTTATTAACTGATGGAAAACATATTTCTGGGAGGAAACTGAATTGTTTTCTATGTGGGCATACAGCAAGGCTTATGAATGACTAAACTGGAATGATTTGGTTTCTTCTGAGAGAAAAAGTCATAAAGTAAAATTCACAAAAGTTATTCAGCTCTTTCAGGTCAAACACTGCTTAAAACGACACTAGGAGAGATTCAGATAAACACATGTTACTGTGACTTCTAaagatacatttttattttagggtttttttggcaaCAGCAACTCCCATGGTGAAATTCTGTGCCACGTTGCAATGTGTGAATCCCACCTGGTTCAGCCAGAACACACCCAGAGCCAGATCCATCCTCAGGAGCTactctgtgctgctcttctgTCCAATTCAATAAACACCCAGGAGCATCTTTCCAGCCTCCTCACAAAACTGCCAGAATCAGGAATTCACACACCTGTCAGTACATGAAGCAAGTGGCTCCATGAGGGCAAAACTTCATGGTGGCTCAGGTTGCAGGGCTTTTATTTAGCCTAACCTAATAGGCTTTTATTAGCCTAGTCATTCCTCCTGTATTTAATTTCTGGCCACCATAAGCCATTTCTCTCCTGTATTTATGCTCATCACTGCAAAATATCTGTGTGCTGTCACTACAATGTCAAAGTTTGGTGACACTGCAGCATTCACAGTGAAATCTGGAAATTGCTGTAGACAGGGATGTCTGTATCCCCTAAGAGGGGAAGGAGTGGATGTGTAGGTGATGGCAGGAGGGAGTTTTCCAGATTCTCTTTGAAGAAGAATAAGCTCTTCAATGGCACAGTGGGATGAAGAGTTGGTAGGAGATGCACTCCAGTGTCCTAGAGATTTACTCAGCTACTACTAGAGATTTGCAACAAGGTACTTGCTTGTTCCTCTTCTTTGGTTCCTGTGGGTAAAAGGCAATTGCAAAAATTTTTTGTAGATTTTTATTGCATAAAGGTAATGATAGGATTTTTACAGATGTTTTGTTATTCTTAACTGTGTGTGAAAACTTTCTTACCTTCttcaaatatttccatttttgatTCCCAGAACAACTCCTCAGCTTTGGTGAAAAGGAAATCTAATGACAATGGTTGATTTGGACTGTTAGGGAATGAAACATCCCCAGCTTGTAGCAATCATAGCAATCTCCAACATTTTGTGCAACATGATCCACTTTTTTAATCTATTAACCTCTTCAACATCTTTAGCCCTTCACTGAAGATCTTCTACATGATCCATATTTATAATCAAaactttttttgcctttcataTTTCTCAGAAAATGGAGGAGGTAACATCAGTACTGAGAACCAGACTGTTTGCTGTGAAGCAGAGGCAAATGCCTGGCGACAAAACCCTTTGAAGTGCTACATTCAGGAGTCACATCCAAAACACAGTGCACTGGCAGTTCCCATTCCTGGTGAGGGAATTCTAGGTTAATCTCTTCTTATGTTGGCCTTTTGCTTTGAGAGGGGCTTGTCCAGACAGCTTGATGTGAACAGAGTTTACATGGGCAGGGAGATATCCTGTACATTCATAATTTGAATCCACACATGCTGCAGCCAGCCAGTCTCAGAAACTTTACCTTGGCAAATGGACATGGCCAGTCCTGGACAGAGATGTCTACAGGCTCAAGTTCCTGTAATTACATAGTGACAGACACAGGGGTGCTGAGGGAAGGGGGTACATGATGGGTGTGCAAAAAGTTCCCAAGAATTGACCTGACCTAAGTGCTAAATGAGGACATTTTTTGTCCATGAGCTAAGGAAGATGACAGGGGTTTCTACTATGAAAGAAATTTGAATATATAAATGTCACCTTTAGTTGacaaaaaagtttttaaaaaccaGTCAAAGTGGATTTCCTTATTTGAACACTTCATCAAGGATGGGTCTCACCACTTGTTGGTTATTTCAGATAAGGTTGATGTTCAAAAGTATCTGTTGTGGTGGGGTGACAAGAATTTGCTTTGAGTGTTGATAAAGTGAGCATTATGCCAGGTACCTTCTGTAAAACATGATGATCCAGAGGCTCTTTGATCTCTCATTCATCAGTTCCTTCTCTCTTTATCAGATGGGGCCAGTTCCTCTGTGTGGTGCTTACGAGGCAGCTCATGGCTTAGCACTCCTGCTTGCTTCACTTGGATGCTCTGTTTTCTTCTACTCTGCAGGTAATCCTGAATTTCTCACCAGCAAAAAGAGCAGCCTTGGCATCTGGCTGGCATTCCTGTTTGTTGGGGTTTGCACAGGATGGGGCATGTTTTACTTCTTGCGGCTGTGGCGTCGCCAAGGTACAGTCTGACAAATTGTGTGTTGCCCGTGGGTCCCATACCTGGAAGGGGGAAAAGCATAAAGGGTTTTCCTCCTGGATCTCATCTCCATTGTGCTGTTCCTGCAGTTCTTAATGATGTTCACTGGGctggcagaaaaaaacaaagaaaaaaaaatttccatcaGTTTTCTCCCTGGATGTTTACTGTTAGAGACCAAGATGGGTCTTGGTGGACAAGCTTAGTCAGGCTTTGGAAACATTGTCTGCCAGTGGGCAAATTTTATACAGTATTGGAGCCAGTTCCCAGGATAACTGAATGGCTGTCAGCCCAGTGAACATCATTAAGAACTGCAGGAATGTCCATCACAGTGCCCATCCGGTGGCTTTGTTGTGAAAAATGAGCACAGAAGGAATTTCCTCACTGCTTCCTCCTGAAGCAAGGGGGAAGCAGTGGCAGGGCCAAGGAATCACAGGGCTCAGCGTTCCCTCCTTGGGGCAGTCCCAGACTCAGCATTGCTGTGCAGCTTCCCTGGCAGGGATGTGTCCCAGCCAGGACATCCAGGCTGACAGGGCCTTCAGGACAGTGggtccctctcccagccctgcccgctcCAGAGCCAGCCTTAATTTAAGAACAAGGATTTCCTAAATGCATCCAAGTGGGAAGTTTGTTTTGCAAACCAATATTAACTGGCTCTGTGGACCCTTCTTGAACCTGCAATAATGGCTTTCCCCCTCCATCCTTTGTCCACCTGGCTCCAGGGTTTTTGGCACCTCATGTATGCCTGAGCCTGGGCCTCCTCTCAGTTCCTGAACTGGTGCATCCCCTGCTGCTGGTTGTTTCTTTCTGAGAGCCAAAGGATTAAATTTCCAAGTCTGAATTTGTTTCAGGAGGAGTTGCACGAGTGCTTGCACAGCCcagcaaaggcagcacaaaACCAGTCTCACTGTTGTTACATCAATAGATTAATGGATATATTAGTGTGAGGGGTAAATAATTTACCAGTAATGACTGCCCTGAGTCCTGCCCTGGGGTGCAATGTCCAGTGATGACTCAGGTCTGTCCTAGAGCCCCTCTAAGGCAGGAGTTGATGGGTcacagcaccagggcagggtcacagcagagccctgaagCTGCCCCCTTGCTGGAGAAAGGGGTGGCTCAGAAGcaaaggggagaggggaggtgCCTGGAGGACTTCACAAATTCAGGCATTTTGTTTATAACTCTAACAGGAATCTACCAATTTCTTTGGTGGCctcacagatattttttttcaattctgcaGTTTCTAGGCAAGACAGCGAGGCTTCTGACAGAGAAAGGCTCACAGATAACCATCTACAAGGGAGAAAacttctctgccagcagcatcctcctcctctctcatGATGTACAGCAACCAGCTGAACACAGACTGATTTTCCATGGGAACTGCTGCCCTTGTAGTCCCAAATCGTCCTGTTTTCACAAAGGTAGCTTCACCACATCCACACCTTCTCCAAGCACTGTGACTCTTGTCCAGCTCCAGGCCTtttgagcagcacaggcagcaccaggagcccCCATCCTCCTCTCCTTGGCTtggctgcagacagcagcaccccagggtgTGTGGCTgactcagcagcactgaaaccAGCTGAATTCTCTCTGGGACAAAGTGGGAACAGCTCTGAAATCCTTCCCATGCCCTCTGCATGGCTGTCACTTGGTaatgccacagcagcacccaggtgCCTGTATTGTTTGAATTGTCAGGTCATCTCTGCATTCACCAAAGCCTTTTGCACCACAAGCTGGCTGGTAGGTTGAACTGGAAGAGTTTGGAAGAGATATTTGATGTTGCCCCCACCTGCAGGCTGAGGAATGACTGAGTgttcctgtgcagggctgggtgggaggctgtgtccagctccctcaggaatgGCACGGAGTCACAGAggtccccaggctgagcagaacTCTGGTTTCAATCTTCCTGACAAATTAGGCAAGTTTAGACAGTGTGAGATTAATACAGCTCCTCAGGAATCACTTTGGGTATTTGATATCCTTAAAtcattccccattcccacctGATTTGAGTAAATCCTCAGCTTTTGCATTAGATCTAATTTACTATCAGGACTGTTGAGCAAAAATCAGTGGCAGCACAAGGGGAGAAGCAAATGCCTAAAGCAATGTGAATGTTTGCTGAATCCCTGTCCTTTTGCCACACAGCtaaacacaagcacacacacagtTCTCGGTTCATTTCTGCTTTGACtggattttgtttgttgcttGTTTTTTCCTCAATGTGTCTCAACCATCCAGTCAGTAGCAGAGTGAACCTTGCCAACAAACTCTGTTGTGCTGATGCTTAATATCAAATCTGGATTTTACTGATCCCCTTGCTGGTGATGTTTTAAGAGATCTCCAACACTTTGAACAGGTGATTCCCATTTGATGCCTCTGTTCCTTGCTATTCATTGTacaaatgtttgttttcagctCCTTTGGTTACTGGGGTCATTGGAGAGCTCTGAGGGTCTCATTATACATTTGCATACCTTTGTTTCTCAATGTAGGCTGGATTTACACCTTCTGCACTCATCTTTCAGAGAATCTGTGTTATCCAATTCCCTGATGTTATTaaattcttcttaaaaaaaaaagtgttttcttctctgccaCTTTTTCTTGCCTTTGCATTCCTGATTTAGATCTGACACCAGCTCCAGTTATCAGACTGAGTTTACTGCAGTTTGTATTTTGAGAACTAATAGGATTATCCAGGGAATCTACAAAGAGAACTACATTTTCTGTGTGAGTGACAGAAACCACTCTTTTGCCAAGGCCTTTGAAgcttgggaaggtgctgagctgctcaggtcACTGGGCATGAAAGGCACTGcaggtgccagagcagccaAGAAATGACACAGGGAGACTGAGGTGCAGTCTGACAGAGCAGTTCTGTTGGTGGAGGAGTTGGTTTTGAAACCTTCTTTGATATGATCAGACCAAGAGGAACTCTGATGTTACAATTTCAATTGCAATTCTTATTTTTAGGTGAAGCAAGTGAATAGTTAAGAGAACATCTATCGGTGCTTGGGAGGGAGACTCCATCAGCATAACTTGCTCAATGcttcagaaaattaatatttaattgctGGGCAACTCTTTTTCCTCAGTGGTCCATTTGGCAAAGATGTGGAGTCAGTAAATAACCATCAGTTTTTCCATTAAATGCTTGGATTCTTGTGCAGCAACTCCAAGGGTTCCTGCTGAGTtcctcacagctgccaagttcctcagagcagcaaagctgcagcaagctctgccagcaccagcacaggcacttcCAGTTTCCATCAGGAGATGCCTGAGATGGGAGTGCAACAGTGCATGCACAGGGCTCCTTGTCCTGCACAAGCAGGGGTTCAGCTCACAAACAGGGGGTGCAGTGCATTTCCTTTCCCCACTTTCTGGCTTTTCTTTGAGACACCTTGCAGTGAAGAACCAGGACCAGCAGATGATGCCCCAGAGAAAAAGGGTTGGTGTGGATTCACAGGGGCAAAGGCTGTAATTCCTACACGTGGTGCTGTGTGCTGAGGTACCTTGGGCTGGGGTTGTGTGactcctgtcactgtcacagccctctgtgcctgctgtgacAGGGAGTGGCACTGGTACTTTCTCCTTTATCTGCATGTCAGAGGATATCTGGTGCCATGCAGAGATGACATCATGCACTGGACTTTGGTTTCTTTATCACCTGACTGACCTGAAGACTGCCCTGTAGATATATTTTTCTTGTCTAACAGCAAGGTGGTTTTCCAGGAGGAATCCCAAGCTGTTTCAGATGGCAGGGAAGGAtgagctcagcagctcagcccagccacCAGCAATCCATGAGAATTCTGCTCCCACAGGCTGCTTTCAGTCCCTGTGAATCTGCAGAAGCCCAAACTGGCTGAGACTGGCACAGGTTTGTTTGGAACAGAGGCTCCCTGTGAAATCCCTGCTGAAAAGGCTGTGCTGAGAGCCAGGGTGGAAGAGGGCAGCGTGGTGAAAGCGtgagctgtgggctgggaggAAGCATTGCTGCTCGCAGACCCAGCTGCACGCtatggcagggctggcactgctgcttgTCACTGCCTGGGGGACAGCTtgcacaggctgaaaaaaaacTAATAAAGGTTGTTCTGTGTGTCAAAGGCAGGGGCCAAAGGAAAAGATCTTCTGGATCTGTGGAGATACCTGGGATAGTagggaagaggggaaagaggagggtCAGGCACTCTCCAGATCACTTCCCCGTTGTAACCATGTGTTGCATTTGCTGACTGTTAAAATCTATTTGATAGTTTGCTTTAACTTAtgctgtcaccatgatattttctgaaagtcctctttgcccaggattttttcctgggaagctgagaagcctcagagagaaatgaaaacaataattgtCTCCAGtgtctgctgctttggaatgtggattggaca
The genomic region above belongs to Ammospiza nelsoni isolate bAmmNel1 chromosome 19, bAmmNel1.pri, whole genome shotgun sequence and contains:
- the LOC132081980 gene encoding uncharacterized protein LOC132081980 isoform X3, with the protein product MDSPHLLHMGFLLLALAAPHPSIAMSTAGPAGWTRGSKAMAVYRCEDWESCKRKDEGIDFNDCTKIAEIQHKKSTIPGVTVELMANESHITVCFEQANFCPEEIYGIWDETVPPKHWCGILNCGENGGGNISTENQTVCCEAEANAWRQNPLKCYIQESHPKHSALAVPIPDGASSSVWCLRGSSWLSTPACFTWMLCFLLLCSF
- the LOC132081980 gene encoding uncharacterized protein LOC132081980 isoform X2; this encodes MDSPHLLHMGFLLLALAAPHPSIAMSTAGPAGWTRGSKAMAVYRCEDWESCKRKDEGIDFNDCTKIAEIQHKKSTIPGVTVELMANESHITVCFEQANFCPEEIYGIWDETVPPKHWCGILNCGENGGGNISTENQTVCCEAEANAWRQNPLKCYIQESHPKHSALAVPIPGNPEFLTSKKSSLGIWLAFLFVGVCTGWGMFYFLRLWRRQVSRQDSEASDRERLTDNHLQGRKLLCQQHPPPLS
- the LOC132081980 gene encoding uncharacterized protein LOC132081980 isoform X1, with the translated sequence MDSPHLLHMGFLLLALAAPHPSIAMSTAGPAGWTRGSKAMAVYRCEDWESCKRKDEGIDFNDCTKIAEIQHKKSTIPGVTVELMANESHITVCFEQANFCPEEIYGIWDETVPPKHWCGILNCGENGGGNISTENQTVCCEAEANAWRQNPLKCYIQESHPKHSALAVPIPGEGILGNPEFLTSKKSSLGIWLAFLFVGVCTGWGMFYFLRLWRRQVSRQDSEASDRERLTDNHLQGRKLLCQQHPPPLS